From Quadrisphaera sp. DSM 44207, the proteins below share one genomic window:
- a CDS encoding DUF3263 domain-containing protein, with the protein MDSEAAAGLSQRDAAVLAFERRRWRSRAAKEQAVRDAFDLSATRYHQVLNALLDDPAALAADPVLVQRLRRLRDTRAGSAEIPLRSR; encoded by the coding sequence GTGGACAGCGAGGCGGCGGCGGGGCTGTCGCAGCGGGACGCGGCGGTCCTCGCCTTCGAGCGCCGCCGCTGGCGCTCGCGGGCGGCCAAGGAGCAGGCGGTGCGCGACGCCTTCGACCTGTCCGCGACGCGCTACCACCAGGTGCTCAACGCCCTCCTGGACGACCCGGCGGCGCTGGCCGCCGACCCCGTGCTCGTGCAGCGACTGCGCCGGCTGCGCGACACGCGGGCCGGATCGGCCGAAATCCCGCTCCGGTCGCGCTGA
- a CDS encoding molybdenum cofactor biosynthesis protein MoaE, with translation MSADTSRLAAPARRVVLAEVTRAGLDVDAHARAVDDAAAGAVVTFAGVVRDHDGGRPVTGIEYVGHPTAGRLLAEVAADVAAAHPVDAVAVSHRLGALAVGDVALAVAVSAAHRQEAFAAAAALVDEVKARLPVWKRQEFPDGTDEWVACP, from the coding sequence GTGAGCGCCGACACCTCCCGCCTGGCCGCCCCGGCGCGCCGCGTCGTCCTGGCCGAGGTCACCCGCGCCGGCCTGGACGTCGACGCGCACGCCCGCGCCGTCGACGACGCCGCCGCGGGGGCGGTGGTGACCTTCGCCGGGGTCGTGCGCGACCACGACGGCGGGCGCCCCGTGACCGGCATCGAGTACGTCGGCCACCCCACGGCCGGACGGCTGCTGGCGGAGGTCGCCGCCGACGTGGCCGCCGCCCACCCGGTGGACGCCGTGGCGGTCTCCCACCGCCTCGGCGCCCTCGCCGTCGGGGACGTCGCCCTGGCGGTGGCGGTCTCCGCGGCGCACCGCCAGGAGGCCTTCGCGGCCGCGGCGGCCCTCGTCGACGAGGTCAAGGCGCGGCTGCCGGTCTGGAAGCGCCAGGAGTTCCCCGACGGCACCGACGAGTGGGTCGCCTGCCCCTAG
- the groL gene encoding chaperonin GroEL (60 kDa chaperone family; promotes refolding of misfolded polypeptides especially under stressful conditions; forms two stacked rings of heptamers to form a barrel-shaped 14mer; ends can be capped by GroES; misfolded proteins enter the barrel where they are refolded when GroES binds), which translates to MSKSIAFNEEARRGLERGMNTLADAVKVTLGPRGRNVVLEKKWGAPTITNDGVSIAKEIDLEDPYEKIGAELVKEVAKKTDDVAGDGTTTATVLAQAMVREGLRNVAAGANPMALKRGIEKAVEAVSAQLLENAVEVETREQIAATASISAADAQIGDLIAEAMDKVGKEGVITVEESNTFGLELELTEGMRFDKGYISPYFVTDPERMEAVLEDPYVLVVNSKISNIRDLLPLLEKVTQSGRPLAIIAEDVEGEALATLVVNKIRGIFRSVAVKAPGFGDRRKAMLQDIAILTGGQVISEEVGLKLDTADLDLLGRARKVVVTKDETTIVEGAGDADQIAGRVNQIRTEIERSDSDYDREKLQERLAKLAGGVAVIKAGAATEVELKERKHRIEDAVRNAKAAVEEGIVPGGGVALIQAGSKAFNDLQLNADEATGANIVKVAIEAPLKQIAVNAGLEGGVVAEKVRNLETGHGLNAATGEYVDMVSTGIIDPAKVTRSALQNAASIAGLFLTTEAVIADKPEKTPAAAGAGADGGMGGMDF; encoded by the coding sequence ATGTCCAAGAGCATCGCGTTCAACGAGGAGGCCCGGCGCGGTCTCGAGCGGGGCATGAACACCCTCGCCGACGCCGTCAAGGTCACCCTCGGCCCCAGGGGGCGCAACGTCGTCCTCGAGAAGAAGTGGGGCGCTCCCACCATCACCAACGACGGTGTGAGCATCGCCAAGGAGATCGACCTCGAGGACCCGTACGAGAAGATCGGGGCCGAGCTCGTCAAGGAGGTCGCCAAGAAGACGGACGACGTCGCGGGCGACGGCACCACCACCGCGACCGTGCTGGCCCAGGCGATGGTCCGCGAGGGCCTGCGCAACGTGGCCGCCGGCGCCAACCCGATGGCCCTCAAGCGCGGCATCGAGAAGGCCGTCGAGGCCGTCTCCGCCCAGCTGCTCGAGAACGCCGTCGAGGTCGAGACCCGCGAGCAGATCGCGGCGACCGCCTCCATCTCCGCCGCCGACGCCCAGATCGGCGACCTCATCGCCGAGGCGATGGACAAGGTCGGCAAGGAGGGCGTGATCACGGTCGAGGAGAGCAACACCTTCGGCCTGGAGCTGGAGCTCACCGAGGGCATGCGCTTCGACAAGGGCTACATCTCGCCCTACTTCGTCACCGACCCGGAGCGCATGGAGGCCGTCCTCGAGGACCCGTACGTCCTCGTCGTCAACTCCAAGATCTCCAACATCCGCGACCTGCTGCCGCTGCTGGAGAAGGTCACGCAGTCCGGCCGCCCGCTGGCGATCATCGCCGAGGACGTCGAGGGTGAGGCCCTGGCCACCCTGGTCGTGAACAAGATCCGCGGCATCTTCCGCTCCGTGGCCGTCAAGGCCCCGGGCTTCGGCGACCGCCGCAAGGCGATGCTGCAGGACATCGCGATCCTCACCGGCGGCCAGGTCATCTCCGAGGAGGTCGGGCTCAAGCTCGACACCGCCGACCTGGACCTGCTGGGCCGCGCCCGCAAGGTCGTCGTCACCAAGGACGAGACCACCATCGTCGAGGGCGCGGGCGACGCGGACCAGATCGCCGGCCGGGTCAACCAGATCCGCACCGAGATCGAGCGGTCCGACTCCGACTACGACCGCGAGAAGCTGCAGGAGCGCCTGGCGAAGCTGGCCGGCGGCGTGGCCGTCATCAAGGCCGGCGCCGCCACCGAGGTGGAGCTGAAGGAGCGCAAGCACCGCATCGAGGACGCCGTGCGCAACGCGAAGGCGGCCGTCGAGGAGGGCATCGTCCCCGGCGGTGGCGTGGCGCTGATCCAGGCCGGCTCCAAGGCCTTCAACGACCTGCAGCTGAACGCCGACGAGGCGACCGGCGCGAACATCGTCAAGGTCGCCATCGAGGCGCCGCTCAAGCAGATCGCCGTCAACGCCGGCCTCGAGGGCGGCGTCGTGGCGGAGAAGGTCCGCAACCTGGAGACGGGTCACGGCCTCAACGCCGCCACGGGCGAGTACGTCGACATGGTCTCCACCGGCATCATCGACCCGGCCAAGGTGACCCGCTCGGCGCTGCAGAACGCGGCGTCCATCGCGGGCCTGTTCCTCACCACCGAGGCCGTCATCGCCGACAAGCCGGAGAAGACCCCGGCGGCGGCCGGCGCCGGCGCCGACGGCGGCATGGGCGGCATGGACTTCTGA
- the moaA gene encoding GTP 3',8-cyclase MoaA: MPVQLGLPRRRGAAGPVPLPGDRPAVAGLVDRQGRLATDLRVSLTDRCNLRCTYCMPPEGLDWLPASRLLSDDEVIRLVTVAVQRLGVTEVRFTGGEPLLRKGLEGIVAATAALRTVAGEAPETSLTTNALGLARRAEALAAAGLTRVNVSLDTLRAERFARITHRDRLHDVLAGLRAATAAGLGPVKVNTVLLRGVNDDEAPDLLRWALREGYQLRFIEQMPLEPHGAWDRSKMVDAQEVLDALRPHVILTEEAPGSRGAAPAETWRVQWDDDGTVRTGVVGIVASVTRPFCADCDRTRLTADGQVRDCLFATREHDLRGMLRDGASDEQLADAWRTAMWGKLPGHGIDDPAFARPTRPMSAIGG; this comes from the coding sequence GTGCCGGTCCAGCTGGGTCTCCCCCGTCGCCGCGGCGCCGCCGGGCCGGTCCCGCTCCCCGGCGACCGCCCCGCGGTGGCGGGCCTCGTCGACCGCCAGGGCCGCCTGGCGACCGACCTGCGGGTGTCCCTGACCGACCGCTGCAACCTGCGCTGCACCTACTGCATGCCGCCGGAGGGGCTCGACTGGCTGCCCGCCTCGCGCCTGCTCAGCGACGACGAGGTCATCCGGCTCGTCACGGTCGCGGTGCAGCGGCTCGGGGTGACGGAGGTGCGGTTCACCGGCGGCGAGCCGCTGCTGCGCAAGGGCCTCGAGGGGATCGTCGCGGCCACCGCCGCCCTGCGCACGGTCGCCGGCGAGGCGCCGGAGACGTCGCTGACCACCAACGCGCTCGGCCTGGCCCGGCGCGCCGAGGCGCTGGCGGCCGCGGGCCTGACGCGCGTCAACGTCTCCCTCGACACCCTGCGGGCCGAGCGCTTCGCGCGGATCACCCACCGGGACCGCCTGCACGACGTCCTCGCGGGCCTGCGGGCCGCGACGGCCGCGGGCCTCGGGCCGGTGAAGGTCAACACCGTGCTGCTGCGCGGCGTCAACGACGACGAGGCGCCCGACCTGCTGCGCTGGGCGCTGCGGGAGGGCTACCAGCTGCGGTTCATCGAGCAGATGCCGCTGGAGCCCCACGGGGCCTGGGACCGCTCGAAGATGGTCGACGCGCAGGAGGTCCTCGACGCGCTGCGCCCCCACGTCATCCTCACCGAGGAGGCGCCGGGCAGCCGCGGCGCCGCACCGGCGGAGACCTGGCGGGTGCAGTGGGACGACGACGGCACGGTGCGCACCGGGGTGGTGGGCATCGTCGCCTCCGTGACGCGGCCGTTCTGCGCCGACTGCGACCGCACGCGCCTGACCGCGGACGGCCAGGTGCGCGACTGCCTCTTCGCCACCCGCGAGCACGACCTGCGCGGCATGCTGCGCGACGGCGCGAGCGACGAGCAGCTCGCCGACGCGTGGCGCACCGCGATGTGGGGCAAGCTGCCCGGCCACGGCATCGACGACCCGGCGTTCGCCCGGCCCACGCGGCCGATGAGCGCGATCGGCGGCTGA
- a CDS encoding SGNH/GDSL hydrolase family protein, whose protein sequence is MHPGPEGASRWRRYVAIGDSFTEGLLDEDPARPGGYRGWADRLAEHLDGAARRAGAPPLEYANLAVRGRLLGAVLEQQLPAALAARPDLVSLSGGGNDLLRPRADVDALAAAVEDAVQRLRAAGADVLLITGVDPRDAPVVRLTRGRVAAYNLHLWAIARRHGAAVLDLWGMRALYDWRMWAPDRIHLSAEGHRRVGLLAAATLLGATGAAEAEWARPLAPEPGRPRWRRSVDDARWAREHLVPWVRRRATGRSSGDAVTAKRPRPAPLGPSGG, encoded by the coding sequence GTGCACCCGGGACCCGAGGGCGCCTCCCGCTGGCGCCGCTACGTCGCGATCGGGGACTCCTTCACCGAGGGGCTGCTCGACGAGGACCCCGCCCGGCCGGGCGGCTACCGCGGCTGGGCCGACCGCCTGGCCGAGCACCTCGACGGCGCCGCGCGCCGCGCCGGCGCTCCTCCGCTGGAGTACGCCAACCTCGCCGTGCGGGGCCGGCTGCTGGGCGCTGTGCTGGAGCAGCAGCTGCCGGCGGCGCTGGCCGCCCGACCGGACCTCGTCAGCCTCAGCGGCGGCGGCAACGACCTGCTGCGGCCGCGGGCGGACGTCGACGCGCTCGCCGCCGCCGTCGAGGACGCCGTCCAGCGCCTGCGCGCGGCCGGCGCCGACGTCCTGCTCATCACGGGCGTGGATCCCCGCGACGCACCGGTGGTGCGCCTGACCCGCGGCCGCGTGGCGGCCTACAACCTGCACCTGTGGGCGATCGCGCGCCGCCACGGCGCGGCGGTGCTCGACCTGTGGGGCATGCGGGCCCTGTACGACTGGCGCATGTGGGCGCCCGACCGCATCCACCTCAGCGCCGAGGGGCACCGCCGGGTCGGGCTGCTCGCGGCGGCCACGCTGCTGGGCGCCACCGGTGCCGCCGAGGCCGAGTGGGCGCGGCCGCTGGCCCCGGAGCCCGGGCGGCCGCGGTGGCGCCGCTCCGTCGACGACGCCCGCTGGGCGCGCGAGCACCTGGTGCCGTGGGTGCGGCGGCGGGCGACCGGGCGCTCCAGCGGGGACGCCGTGACGGCCAAGCGCCCGCGCCCCGCCCCGCTCGGGCCGTCCGGCGGCTGA
- a CDS encoding HAMP domain-containing sensor histidine kinase, whose amino-acid sequence MRAALRPAARPLRPVLAPVLGPVLGPVATPVREHLHQLSLRARLVAVVTGLLVVALALTGVVTVLLLQRVLVAQVDEDLRAVVSDEGVLNAVVGASQRTGEDDYPSDYVSQVSDAEGRVLAASSPPNQHGPALRVEGMDLQDVVAREREPFTHEADGRAWRLVAVRVQLPGGADGSVVLARPLDAVHQSLREVAAWFVLVGILVVTACALLGAALVRRAFRPLREVEAVATAFGDGDTSRRVRGAPPGTEVGRLGGAVNAMLDRIETSLAAREASETRMRRFVADASHELRTPLATVRGFAELHRQGAVREPEDVTAAFRRIETEAVRMGGLVEDLLLLARLDEQRPLRSDPVDLLVLAADAQHDARALAPDRTVALVGLSDGAGPAGPPAPATVRGDEARLRQVLANLLANALRHTPAGTPVEIGVGARDGWGVWQVVDHGPGIPPEDAERVFERFFRADTSRARGGGGGAGLGLAIVTAIVRAHSGAVRVVPTPGGGATVEVAIPAHPA is encoded by the coding sequence GTGAGGGCCGCCCTGCGGCCCGCCGCCCGGCCGCTGCGTCCCGTCCTCGCCCCCGTGCTGGGCCCCGTGCTGGGCCCCGTGGCGACGCCGGTGCGCGAGCACCTGCACCAGCTGTCGCTGCGCGCGCGCCTGGTCGCCGTCGTCACGGGCCTGCTCGTGGTCGCCCTCGCCCTGACCGGCGTGGTCACCGTGCTGCTGCTGCAACGGGTGCTGGTCGCCCAGGTCGACGAGGACCTGCGCGCCGTCGTCTCCGACGAGGGCGTGCTCAACGCCGTCGTCGGCGCCAGCCAGCGCACGGGCGAGGACGACTACCCCAGCGACTACGTCTCCCAGGTCTCGGACGCCGAGGGGCGGGTGCTGGCGGCGAGCTCGCCGCCGAACCAGCACGGGCCCGCCCTGCGCGTGGAGGGCATGGACCTGCAGGACGTCGTCGCCCGCGAGCGCGAGCCGTTCACCCACGAGGCCGACGGGCGCGCGTGGCGGCTGGTCGCCGTGCGCGTGCAGCTGCCGGGCGGCGCGGACGGGTCCGTGGTGCTCGCCCGCCCCCTGGACGCCGTCCACCAGAGCCTGCGCGAGGTGGCGGCGTGGTTCGTACTCGTGGGGATCCTCGTCGTCACCGCCTGCGCCCTGCTCGGCGCGGCCCTGGTGCGCCGCGCGTTCCGGCCCCTGCGCGAGGTCGAGGCCGTCGCCACGGCCTTCGGCGACGGCGACACCAGCCGCCGCGTGCGCGGGGCGCCGCCCGGCACCGAGGTGGGCCGCCTGGGCGGGGCGGTCAACGCCATGCTCGACCGCATCGAGACCTCCCTGGCCGCCCGGGAGGCCTCCGAGACGCGCATGCGGCGCTTCGTCGCGGACGCCAGCCACGAGCTGCGCACGCCGCTGGCCACCGTGCGCGGGTTCGCCGAGCTGCACCGCCAGGGGGCCGTGCGCGAGCCCGAGGACGTCACCGCGGCCTTCCGCCGCATCGAGACCGAGGCTGTGCGCATGGGCGGCCTCGTGGAGGACCTGCTGCTGCTCGCCCGCCTCGACGAGCAGCGGCCGCTGCGCTCGGACCCGGTGGACCTGCTGGTCCTCGCCGCCGACGCGCAGCACGACGCCCGGGCGCTGGCCCCGGACCGCACGGTGGCGCTCGTGGGCCTGTCCGACGGCGCCGGGCCCGCGGGGCCGCCCGCGCCGGCGACCGTGCGCGGCGACGAGGCCCGCCTGCGCCAGGTGCTGGCCAACCTGCTCGCCAACGCCCTGCGCCACACCCCCGCCGGCACGCCGGTGGAGATCGGCGTCGGCGCGCGCGACGGCTGGGGCGTGTGGCAGGTCGTCGACCACGGGCCGGGCATCCCTCCCGAGGACGCCGAGCGGGTCTTCGAGCGCTTCTTCCGCGCCGACACCTCCCGCGCCCGCGGCGGGGGCGGCGGGGCGGGCCTCGGGCTGGCCATCGTCACCGCGATCGTGCGCGCGCACTCCGGCGCCGTGCGCGTCGTGCCGACGCCCGGCGGTGGCGCGACGGTCGAGGTGGCCATCCCCGCCCACCCCGCGTGA
- a CDS encoding NTP transferase domain-containing protein, with the protein MRQKDKPPKTSPDTEPHPPRVAGLLLAGGAPAPVVAERVAALEAGGCAPVLVVLDPGRRADLPASALALVLEHGPSRLSTRLQAGLRAATTLEPGVDAVLVALPDLPPLGAAGIRRVRDEVHGRGVRALARAGYDGAPGHPVLLGREHWSAAAAAASGDRGAGPYLRRAGTPLVECADQLGAVAAGAPTLER; encoded by the coding sequence GTGCGCCAGAAGGACAAGCCGCCGAAGACCAGCCCGGACACCGAGCCCCACCCGCCGCGGGTGGCCGGGCTGCTGCTCGCCGGCGGCGCGCCCGCGCCGGTCGTGGCCGAGCGGGTCGCCGCCCTGGAGGCCGGCGGGTGCGCGCCGGTGCTGGTCGTCCTCGACCCCGGCCGGCGCGCCGACCTGCCCGCGAGCGCCCTCGCGCTGGTCCTCGAGCACGGGCCGTCTCGGCTGAGCACGCGGCTGCAGGCCGGGCTGCGCGCCGCGACGACGCTCGAGCCGGGGGTGGACGCCGTCCTCGTGGCCCTGCCGGACCTGCCCCCGCTGGGCGCCGCGGGCATCCGCCGCGTGCGGGACGAGGTGCACGGGCGCGGCGTGCGGGCGCTGGCCCGCGCCGGCTACGACGGCGCCCCCGGCCACCCGGTGCTCCTCGGCCGCGAGCACTGGTCGGCCGCCGCTGCCGCCGCGAGCGGGGACCGCGGCGCCGGGCCGTACCTGCGCCGGGCCGGGACGCCGCTCGTGGAGTGCGCCGACCAGCTCGGCGCCGTCGCAGCCGGCGCGCCTACGCTGGAGCGGTGA
- a CDS encoding response regulator transcription factor, whose amino-acid sequence MATTATEARLLVVDDEPGIRDLLSTSLRYAGFEVHTAADGAEALSQAERTRPDLVVLDVMLPDLDGFAVTRKLRERGRDVPVLFLTAKDDVADRVAGLTVGGDDYVTKPFSLEEVVARIRAVLRRTGAGADPATGRLVFADLELDEDSHEVRRAGHPVELSPTEFKLLRYLMLNPNRVLSKTQILDHVWNYDFGGDAGIVESYISYLRRKVDAPVEGPDGRPVEPLIHTRRGVGYVLRLPPAAP is encoded by the coding sequence ATGGCCACCACCGCCACCGAGGCGCGCCTGCTCGTGGTCGACGACGAGCCCGGCATCCGCGACCTGCTGTCCACCTCCCTGCGCTACGCCGGGTTCGAGGTGCACACCGCCGCGGACGGCGCGGAGGCGCTGTCGCAGGCCGAGCGCACCCGGCCCGACCTCGTCGTCCTCGACGTGATGCTCCCCGACCTCGACGGCTTCGCCGTCACCCGAAAGCTGCGCGAGCGCGGCCGCGACGTGCCGGTGCTGTTCCTGACCGCCAAGGACGACGTCGCCGACCGCGTCGCGGGCCTGACGGTCGGCGGCGACGACTACGTGACGAAGCCGTTCAGCCTCGAGGAGGTCGTCGCGCGCATCCGCGCGGTGCTGCGCCGCACGGGCGCGGGCGCCGACCCGGCCACCGGGCGGCTCGTGTTCGCGGACCTGGAGCTCGACGAGGACTCCCACGAGGTCCGCCGCGCGGGGCACCCGGTCGAGCTGTCGCCCACCGAGTTCAAGCTGCTGCGCTACCTCATGCTCAACCCGAACCGGGTGCTGTCGAAGACGCAGATCCTCGACCACGTGTGGAACTACGACTTCGGCGGTGACGCCGGCATCGTCGAGTCCTACATCTCCTACCTGCGCCGCAAGGTCGACGCGCCCGTCGAGGGCCCCGACGGGCGGCCCGTCGAGCCGCTGATCCACACCCGGCGCGGCGTCGGCTACGTGCTGCGGCTGCCTCCCGCAGCTCCGTGA
- a CDS encoding WXG100 family type VII secretion target — protein MTRFEVDSAQVAQASTAVQASIGTISAEVDRMMRHLLDLQGSWQGQAAASFQGVIGDWRATQERVRACLEDIGRALAAAGQSYADVESDAVRMFSR, from the coding sequence ATGACCCGCTTCGAGGTCGACAGCGCCCAGGTCGCGCAGGCGAGCACCGCTGTGCAGGCGTCGATCGGCACCATCAGCGCGGAGGTCGACCGCATGATGCGCCACCTGCTCGACCTGCAGGGCAGCTGGCAGGGGCAGGCGGCGGCGTCGTTCCAGGGCGTGATCGGCGACTGGCGGGCGACGCAGGAGCGGGTGCGCGCGTGCCTGGAGGACATCGGCCGGGCGCTGGCCGCCGCCGGGCAGTCCTACGCGGACGTCGAGTCCGACGCGGTGCGGATGTTCAGCCGCTGA
- a CDS encoding uracil-DNA glycosylase — protein MAEDTAPLALDRLHPSWARALEPVAGELSALEQRLAAERARGEQVLPAPDAVLRAFSTPLDAVRVLVLGQDPYPTPGHAVGLAFSVAPHVRPLPPTLRNLLRELVADTGVPAPGTGDLSPWAQRGVLLLNRVLTVRAGASGSHRRIGWERVTDQAVRTLAARGGPLVSVLWGRDAQTVLPLLAGTAVVLGVHPSPLSASRGFTGSRPFSAVDAALAAQGAPPVDWSLP, from the coding sequence GTGGCCGAGGACACGGCGCCCCTGGCGCTCGACCGCCTGCACCCCAGCTGGGCGCGGGCCCTGGAGCCGGTGGCCGGCGAGCTGTCGGCCCTGGAGCAGCGGCTGGCGGCCGAGCGGGCCCGCGGGGAGCAGGTGCTGCCGGCCCCCGACGCCGTGCTGCGCGCCTTCTCGACCCCGCTGGACGCCGTGCGCGTCCTCGTGCTCGGGCAGGACCCCTACCCCACGCCGGGGCACGCCGTCGGGCTCGCGTTCTCCGTGGCCCCCCACGTGCGGCCGCTGCCGCCGACCCTGCGCAACCTCCTGCGCGAGCTCGTCGCGGACACCGGCGTGCCCGCTCCCGGCACGGGCGACCTCTCCCCGTGGGCGCAGCGCGGGGTGCTGCTGCTCAACCGCGTCCTCACCGTGCGCGCCGGCGCGTCGGGCTCCCACCGCCGCATCGGCTGGGAGCGGGTGACCGACCAGGCCGTGCGCACGCTCGCCGCGCGCGGCGGCCCGCTCGTCTCCGTGCTGTGGGGCCGGGACGCGCAGACGGTGCTGCCGCTCCTGGCCGGGACGGCGGTCGTCCTCGGCGTCCACCCCTCGCCGCTGTCGGCCTCGCGGGGCTTCACCGGCTCCCGGCCCTTCTCCGCGGTCGACGCCGCGCTGGCCGCCCAGGGCGCCCCGCCGGTGGACTGGTCGCTGCCCTGA
- a CDS encoding DUF4383 domain-containing protein yields MSTPTTRAGRGVNQTVALVFGAIYLLIGLLGFFVTADVGFASSDGDSLLGFEVNPLHNIAHLLIGLVLVLGSRTLAGARSANLAVGVVYLLLGILGLFIASDTNPVNILGLNGADNVLHLGTAIILLAVALGADKTARRGVNA; encoded by the coding sequence ATGTCCACGCCCACCACCCGCGCAGGCCGCGGGGTCAACCAGACGGTGGCGCTCGTCTTCGGCGCCATCTACCTGCTGATCGGCCTCCTCGGCTTCTTCGTGACCGCCGACGTCGGCTTCGCCTCCAGCGACGGCGACTCCCTCCTCGGCTTCGAGGTCAACCCCCTGCACAACATCGCCCACCTGCTGATCGGCCTGGTGCTGGTCCTGGGTTCGCGCACGCTCGCCGGCGCCCGCTCCGCCAACCTCGCCGTCGGCGTGGTGTACCTGCTGCTCGGCATCCTCGGGCTGTTCATCGCCAGCGACACCAACCCGGTGAACATCCTCGGGCTCAACGGCGCCGACAACGTGCTGCACCTCGGCACCGCGATCATCCTGCTGGCCGTGGCGCTCGGCGCCGACAAGACCGCTCGCCGCGGCGTCAACGCCTGA
- a CDS encoding LytR C-terminal domain-containing protein — translation MTEAHPHDEFDDVVLPPGGRRGAHRARPSRLRVVLPLGLVAVVVTASAAVAGAVLGGPSTEAPALAAGSTTAVPVDAADAMAADAADGVATADPAVAPAQEPAEEAAVADEAAEEPAEDAEDAEDAEDADEEPADDAEGAGEPAEGTAAEPDASVPVVVLNGTRTKGLAARAAAALQDEGWTVASTGNDRTGDGRATTVSYPDPDLQPTAAAVAQSLGARAELEPDAEEGAVTVVLGQDWAG, via the coding sequence GTGACCGAGGCTCACCCCCACGACGAGTTCGACGACGTCGTGCTGCCGCCGGGAGGACGCCGGGGTGCGCACCGCGCCCGCCCCTCCCGGCTGCGGGTCGTCCTGCCGCTGGGGCTGGTGGCCGTGGTGGTGACGGCGTCGGCCGCGGTGGCGGGCGCCGTCCTGGGCGGCCCCTCGACGGAGGCCCCCGCCCTCGCCGCCGGATCCACCACCGCGGTCCCGGTGGACGCCGCCGACGCCATGGCGGCGGACGCCGCCGACGGGGTGGCGACCGCGGACCCGGCCGTGGCGCCCGCGCAGGAGCCGGCCGAGGAGGCGGCGGTCGCGGACGAGGCCGCCGAGGAGCCCGCCGAGGACGCCGAGGACGCCGAGGACGCCGAGGACGCCGACGAGGAGCCCGCGGACGACGCCGAAGGCGCCGGGGAGCCGGCGGAGGGGACGGCGGCGGAGCCGGACGCGTCGGTGCCCGTCGTCGTGCTCAACGGCACGCGCACCAAGGGCCTGGCGGCTCGGGCGGCGGCCGCGCTGCAGGACGAGGGCTGGACCGTCGCCAGCACCGGCAACGACCGCACCGGCGACGGCCGGGCGACCACCGTCTCCTACCCCGACCCCGACCTGCAGCCCACCGCGGCCGCCGTGGCGCAGAGCCTGGGCGCCCGCGCGGAGCTGGAGCCGGACGCCGAGGAGGGCGCCGTCACGGTGGTGCTCGGCCAGGACTGGGCGGGCTGA
- a CDS encoding MoaD/ThiS family protein, protein MRVGVEVRYFAGAAAAAGTEAERVDLVDGASVGALLAGLAGRRPALVPVLEVASVLVDEVVVRDRSQALRDGAQVDVLPPFAGG, encoded by the coding sequence ATCCGCGTGGGCGTGGAGGTCCGCTACTTCGCGGGCGCGGCGGCCGCCGCCGGCACGGAGGCCGAGCGGGTCGACCTCGTGGACGGCGCGAGCGTCGGCGCGCTGCTGGCCGGCCTCGCCGGCCGGCGCCCGGCCCTCGTGCCGGTGCTCGAGGTCGCCAGCGTCCTCGTGGACGAGGTGGTGGTGCGCGACCGCTCGCAGGCGCTGCGCGACGGCGCGCAGGTCGACGTCCTGCCGCCCTTCGCCGGCGGCTGA
- a CDS encoding cold-shock protein: MAQGTVKWFNAEKGYGFITVEGGPDVFVHWSAIQMDGYRSLEEGQAVEFEVGQGQKGPQAESVRLA, encoded by the coding sequence ATGGCTCAGGGGACCGTCAAGTGGTTCAACGCTGAGAAGGGCTACGGCTTCATCACCGTCGAGGGCGGGCCGGACGTCTTCGTCCACTGGTCCGCCATCCAGATGGACGGCTACCGCTCCCTCGAGGAGGGCCAGGCCGTGGAGTTCGAGGTCGGTCAGGGCCAGAAGGGGCCGCAGGCGGAGTCGGTCCGCCTCGCCTGA
- a CDS encoding VOC family protein yields the protein MANRITEIAIDCTDPHALARFWTAVLGYEVGSQEEGYVELVPPEPARPAMPTIGLIAVPEGKRVKNRLHLDLTATDRSRDEEVERLVALGARRADVGQAPLDAGEVTWVVLADPEGNEFCVLDGTVVPLA from the coding sequence ATGGCGAACCGCATCACCGAGATCGCGATCGACTGCACCGACCCGCACGCCCTCGCGCGCTTCTGGACGGCGGTCCTCGGCTACGAGGTGGGCTCGCAGGAGGAGGGCTACGTCGAGCTCGTGCCCCCGGAGCCGGCGCGCCCGGCGATGCCCACCATCGGGCTGATCGCGGTGCCGGAGGGCAAGAGGGTCAAGAACCGCCTGCACCTGGACCTGACGGCCACCGACCGCAGCCGCGACGAGGAGGTCGAGCGGCTGGTCGCCCTCGGCGCGCGCCGCGCCGACGTCGGCCAGGCGCCGCTCGACGCGGGCGAGGTGACGTGGGTGGTGCTGGCCGACCCGGAGGGCAACGAGTTCTGCGTGCTGGACGGCACGGTGGTGCCGCTCGCCTGA